One Mugil cephalus isolate CIBA_MC_2020 chromosome 17, CIBA_Mcephalus_1.1, whole genome shotgun sequence genomic window, atttaactggAAACCACATCCAGGATGTGAAGGTGTTATTAAATCAACAGACATGCTGAACATTTTCTGAAACTGTTAACTCACCACAGCCACGTGTCCTATGTTGTACCAGACATCCGCCTGCTCTTCATCATTAGCTACCAGGGCCAGAGCCCTCTCAAACGAGGACAGAGTCATATCGTACTGCTGGGCATAGAAACAACACAGGCCCAGGTTGTTGTACAGCTGGCAATTATACACTCCCATCTGGAGCAGTCGTCTAACAAAGAGATAATCACAGATGGGATACAGTGGAACTTCTCATCGCATGCTGTGTAACAATACATTGCATAAACTGTACaagaaagggaaaacaaaaccgACCGATAGAAACGCAGGGCAATCTCGGGTTGGTCGGTGTAGAAGTGGTTGCTGCCTATGCAGGCGATAGCCTCCACGTGAGTGTTGTCCTGCTTCAGGACGTCTTTGTAGTACTCTGTGGCCGACGAAATGTTGTTCATCTCCTGGAACGGTGTCACATCGGAGACGGCAAATGTCGTTCCTTGTTTAATGTTGGCAGTTTTCAATATTAAACGTCTCAAGAGGGATCGCACTGTACCTCGTGGATGCGAGCAATTCCTGTTAGAAGGGTGACCTCACCGGGGAAGTGGTCCAGGCCTTGCTTGAAGAGGTTGAGGGCTGTTATCGGTTGATCCAGGCGCTGATAAACCTGTCAGAAAACACAGCGCATACAAGGTGTTCCATTTAATTACAAGTGTGGATTTAGAGAGAGGCTGGACAACAACCAATGTGATGCCTTCATGCGACGTCTCTATCACTACCTTTGCGAGGTAGAGATATGTATCGACCACCTCTTGGTGGTTGAGAGCTGACCGaaactgtttttctgcttcCCTATATAAACCCAGCCTGGTCAGAGAAAGGAAATGAGTTATTATATAACTTCATACACATGAAATGTATCTTCGATATCTTCAAGTCAGAAAAGTTAAGCTTTAACAGGTTCCTTGTTTGTGGGTTACTTGCCTGTAGTAGCATTTTCCCAGTTGCACTTTCCACCACCAGTCTTTGAACTGTGCATGCTCAGTGGCCTGAGCAGCCAAATCTAAAGCCTGTACGTCAGATATATTTTTGTCAACAAATCTTACAATACAATGCAAAGAAACGTTCTTAATACCACAGATTATGCAACACTCACGTTTTTGACGTCATTTTCATGATGAAAGATGTACTCAAATAGTGTCTGCAAAGGAAAACATTCCATTACATCAGtgaaggtgaagaaaaaaaatatgatttggATTCATTCGTGTTTGGAAGTCGTGGTCTTTGTCTTACCCTGGATAAATTGGGCTTTTGGGAATACTTGGCCAGATTTAGTCTTGACAGGTTTATAAAAGGCCCGTCTGGATTGGTTAACATTGAAGCCTGggtaaacaatgaaacaaaatgtcatACCAAACGTGATTAACGTGTTGCCTTTATTACTGGTACGAATACTCACTGTTCCCAAACGGATGAACCGACCAGAAGCACTGGTGACGGGACGAGCGGTGCTGGCAGTACGTGGGGTTTTGATGGCCTGCTCCATCGTCCCAGGACGCCCTGACTGTGTGCTGGGCCTCACAAATCCTGTGATAGGACGTCCTGACTGTGTCATAGGCctaaaattcaaatttaaacaaatgatTGATTGAATAAACACTAAAGCATCTTTTACTTCCCCAACAGCATAATCAAAGTTGAACCTTTCAGGTCTTATTTGGTTTGATTGTCTTTGAAAAGGTACCTGACAGCCGGTGTGGGACCTCCGCCCTGACTTGTTCCAGGGAGTCTCAATGAAGTTCCAGGTCCTGAAAGAAAGTTAAGCTTCATTATTTAAAACGTATCCATTGAGTAAACGTTAAAGTGATTAACTTTATTAATTACAGAGAACTTACGTGCAACTTGAGCAATAGAGCTCTCATCCAGCATCATCTCAGCAATCCCCTCCTGATCAACCTCAACCTCATCTATGTACACCATCTCTGTAAGAGCCTGAGTTTTCAAACTCCATGCAGCctattacacaaacaaatatgaatacAATCGTATCAAATGTCTTAGGCTATCAAAGGGCTATTGATACACATGACACAGTCAGGACAAACGTTGAAGTAAGGATATTATAAGGGATGCAGAAGGGACATACAGAAACAGTATGTAGAAATTACCTCTGAGATAAACAAGGAGGAGTCCTTAAGACAGAGTGGATTGAGACAGTGA contains:
- the ttc8 gene encoding tetratricopeptide repeat protein 8 isoform X1, with translation MEVTMDPLFLAWSYFRRRKLQQCSDICTKILQDNPYDQDSSLFISEAAWSLKTQALTEMVYIDEVEVDQEGIAEMMLDESSIAQVARPGTSLRLPGTSQGGGPTPAVRPMTQSGRPITGFVRPSTQSGRPGTMEQAIKTPRTASTARPVTSASGRFIRLGTASMLTNPDGPFINLSRLNLAKYSQKPNLSRTLFEYIFHHENDVKNALDLAAQATEHAQFKDWWWKVQLGKCYYRLGLYREAEKQFRSALNHQEVVDTYLYLAKVYQRLDQPITALNLFKQGLDHFPGEVTLLTGIARIHEEMNNISSATEYYKDVLKQDNTHVEAIACIGSNHFYTDQPEIALRFYRRLLQMGVYNCQLYNNLGLCCFYAQQYDMTLSSFERALALVANDEEQADVWYNIGHVAVGIGDLTLAYQCFKLTLAFNNDHAEAYNNLAVLELRKGHIEQSKAFLQTASSLAPHMYEPHYNLSILSEKIGDLQSSYTAAQRAEDAFPEHVDTQQLLKQLRQHFSVL
- the ttc8 gene encoding tetratricopeptide repeat protein 8 isoform X2 → MEVTMDPLFLAWSYFRRRKLQQCSDICTKILQDNPYDQAAWSLKTQALTEMVYIDEVEVDQEGIAEMMLDESSIAQVARPGTSLRLPGTSQGGGPTPAVRPMTQSGRPITGFVRPSTQSGRPGTMEQAIKTPRTASTARPVTSASGRFIRLGTASMLTNPDGPFINLSRLNLAKYSQKPNLSRTLFEYIFHHENDVKNALDLAAQATEHAQFKDWWWKVQLGKCYYRLGLYREAEKQFRSALNHQEVVDTYLYLAKVYQRLDQPITALNLFKQGLDHFPGEVTLLTGIARIHEEMNNISSATEYYKDVLKQDNTHVEAIACIGSNHFYTDQPEIALRFYRRLLQMGVYNCQLYNNLGLCCFYAQQYDMTLSSFERALALVANDEEQADVWYNIGHVAVGIGDLTLAYQCFKLTLAFNNDHAEAYNNLAVLELRKGHIEQSKAFLQTASSLAPHMYEPHYNLSILSEKIGDLQSSYTAAQRAEDAFPEHVDTQQLLKQLRQHFSVL